Below is a genomic region from Vairimorpha necatrix chromosome 1, complete sequence.
TAataaactattttttttaaaatgtttttatttattaagaatgaatatcaaaaatattttagtaaatttctaataacaatgtcttttaataagtaatttttaaagctGTAGTTAGttcatattaaaatatattgttatTAGACATTTTTTCGATCTGCtaacattttattcttaaagttttacattcttctaaaatttttatatatgtcCATAAATAAACTCTAATAAGAAGTACTTTTGCAAAAAGCCcctttctttttataatactCATAATATATTCGTTTCTTTATTAGTCGACAAAATATgacaaattaataaatatttcgtTTTCTACTATGTGGAGAATGAGATAACCTTTATATTTATgcataaaatattcttaatttgtcataaaattttcgaCGATAAATACTTGTCAGTGTatactataaattttgataattgtTTGTACATTTTGCGATTTTAATCAATAGAAAAACTGAACAATAATATGTTTTGCagctttttttttgtaactACAtcgtatataaaaatttgcaaACGTGTATTGCTGACTgcttacaaaaaaataataattatcttTGTGATTTTAAGCTTTAAGTAAAgtaacttatttttttttcattggaactaataaaaaaatatttacatcataaatattaatagtgaagaaacaataatatgtttaaagagtctaaatttctaaaatagtAATTTAAACTGTGACTGCGGTTGTTTTATAAACCagttataattaaaagtCGGGAtggatatatttttttgtacgAATGGCTGTAGAGCAAGTGTTAAAGATGGTGCTTTGTATAAGTTTACAATGCtgctaaaaaaatttactatgTCGCTTTCTTGAGCAATGAAAAAaccaaattatttttttgggAATTTGACTAgttaaactaaaaaatagtaaatACACGttgcataaaaaaaagtacaATGTCGATACATCCAtgatacattaaaaatttcgcTTTAGCATTATTCCAATAGAAAAAaggattttttaaaagactTGACTACGTTTGAAAGTATGGAATAGAGCAACAACtgttttctattatttttgaaaaaggATCGCTCATTAAAGACAAAGCTTATCTAGGCATATGTAGTTAAAGTTCATAATAGTATATGATGTGGTCTGCACAGCACCTGCTGCtgtttgttattttttttcatggaatcttaaaaaatagtGTTGTTCTTTACAGAGATTTAGATCaacaaacataaaaaatctcATGGTTATTAATGTGCTTTTAATGATAATCATAAATAAAGTTAATGTGGAGAATATATGTAGGAATTCTtagtaatttattaaaactaAGTATCTTTTTAGATTTTGCAGAACTCTTtattagatatttatattggaaatgttattttttgtgGTTTACCCTCATATGAATACATTAATCTACTTTTGTTCTCAATCCTGTGATTTAAGACGTAAGTGAACCTAGCCCTTAACTCATATggttctttaatattttaaaccaAACAAAGATATtaagtaataaaaatgaacaattattaaaaaattttatgatagTATATTGTTGCACACCACGATTACGTTATTTTGTACTTGTTTTTAAACTATTCTTTAAGTTCTTCAGTCTATTGAATATATatgcaaattttttttcttattcgCAGTGAGTTTACACATATTAgtcttaaataaaaacaaaatattaaattaataagaatttaaatttttttgtttatttttctctGTCTCACGTGCTAAGactaaagaaataaaattattttctcgacatatataatagaatatttttggTGTGATATTTGAACTTTTATACCTTAAAACTTGATCTATAACACAAAATTTTCTCTTAATTTCAAGCTTTGTCTTTATAagatgttttattaaataaattaatgcGCTGCAAAACTATTCTTAAGTCAAGCAAAAGGTCGGTATATGttgtattatataataaatggCCCTAAATGTGTAATAAACAAAGCCTTTACTTCATTATTCTGCACAAAATCATagtaaatcaaaattttcgACAGTATGTTGttattgtttaaaaaaacgtCATCTGCACGTTTATTGAgtatttatatgtaaaaattaatgataTTGCTTGTCTAATATTGTTATATTAGACTAAGATACAATTTGGGCGTTAAATTATGCTCAAAAAGCTGTTTTTTGtattgataattttaaatggGTCATTTATACTAATCtatcattattttcatatatttcttatttgCAGTTTATCTATTTAAGATTAatttaaacattaatatatttctttaattaaCGTTTAATGACGCTTATGTATACTTACACGTCTGCacatatcaaaaaatatgattaaaaattttccatGCATCCCTTTTCTATTAAACAGCTTATAAACGGGgttgatatttttagaactataaaatttatacaaatgtataatttcatatagattttatagtaaattcataaaattttgtatgatttttacaaaatgtTATTTTAATAGAATTGTAAATTGCAACATAAGTTAggaaaacataaaaatctgcatttattctttctttacattatgttttttacacAAATTAATtagataaataattttatatcacCTCTTAAACGTGTAAGTCTTATTTTAGCCCTACAAATAATTacatcattaaaaaaattctcatttcttatttaaataatctttAGAACCAacatcttttttgttttacaGAAATGAAGCAATTTcgatttaaattataaatttcccAGATCATTGCAAGTTACAAATTTGCTTCTAATAAATCATCTATCAACCTtgaaatcataaatttgCCGTATCTTGTCCCTGCAAGTACGTTTTTACTAAtcgtaaattttttcataccAGACTTTATcgtcttttatttttatatcatccagtaaaatttttaatatcctATTATCACACAGAGATATCAACACTATAATTactataatataaaacatgtcttataaaacatttttaaaatctaaaatgtatttacaaaaagtttataaaaattttatatcaaataatttactGGTCGtaaacaagaaaaattatttatttttgaattttttaaacatattaCAATTATGGATTAATACAAGAATTGAGTAATTATGTgccttttaataatttaagtGAAAGAGATAGTTTGTGtatatagaaattattgGCGTATCGTGTCCTTTGCGATATTACAGTTGTATtatatgttatatattttgataatttttacccccattatgataaataaatacatggGGGCGATACCAAATCGAGAGTCAACAAGTGATGGCTGTGGTCAAGAGGCCAGAATAATGTTAcaagaaattaaaagaatagTTTATAAGCTAGAGTTGGATGGAGTAGATGAGTCTCTATGGAAGGCAAGAATTTATGAAATGGGTTCGGAAGAAGTAAAGAACTTTATGGtagaaagaattaaaaaagaagatagtTGGTCCTTAATTATTGAAGAAATGGAAAAGGAGGTTAGAAAGGacgaattaaaaaagaaggaaGAAGAAGACAAAAGTAAGATGATGGAAATAATTGCAGAGTCGGTTAGAGGAACAGTTCGAGAGGAGCTGGCAAATAGAGGAGCATTAGGAAAAATAAGGGAAGAAACTACGAGAGTAAGAAGTAGAGATTGTTTTTACTGTGGTAGATTCGGGCACATGGCAAGAGATTGCTTCGTAAGGAAGAGGAAAGAagaagataataaaaataaacattttaacaAGTATTTAAGGGTTCATGAAGAGAGTGGATCAACAAGCACAGAACTTAGCGCACAAGAATATAGGAAATGCGGAGAAGCAAAACGTAaacaaaattcaaaaagGAGAGGAATGAGAGAGGATAGAATAGAAGAGGGCCTTGTCATTGAAGATATAAAAGCGAAGTTTAGAGAAATTTTTGACTTGCAGCAGGAAGAGATCGTACACTGTAAGATAgagaaatgtaaaattgAGACGCCACCAGGGAAAAAAGTAGTTAAAAGAGGACAAACTATCCCACAGGCGTTGATGGAAAATactgaaaaatatataaaaagtttgGAAGAAAGAAAGATTATAAGAAGATCAACATCCGAGTGGAGGAACCCAATTAGAGCTATAGTAAAACCTAACGGAGGAGTAAGGCTTGTAAGTAATCTAATGAGTTTAAATGACTTAGTTGAAAAAGATCCGTATGAGTTGTCAAATATTAGGGACATCGTTAGAGCCACACAGGGGTCTAAATGGTTTACCGTTATAGATCTGAAGGAAGGGTTTTACCACGTAGAGATTGAAGAAGAGGATAAGCACAAAACGGCCTTTGAATTTAACAGAAAGGTATATGAATGGAACAGTATGGTAATgggatataaaaattcccCGCAGATATTACAACGAATAATGAACCAAATATTTGAAGATTTACAAGGAGAAGGAGTGGAGGTATATATGGACGACATCGTTATACACGCTAGAACTAAAAGAAGGCATGACAAGCTAGTTATAGAAGCATTGGAAAGATTAAAAAGACATAAAATGAGATTGAATATTGAGAAGATACAGTTTAGCCAACAGTTAGTTAAGCTCTTAGGAGTCACATTGAATGGTACAGATATTGAAGCGAAtgaaataaagaagaacGAGGCGTTAGAATTCCCGCAGCCGACAGGTGTAAGTGAAACACGAAGATTCCTAGGAATGACAGGATGGTTTAGGaactttataaagaattacGCGGGATTAACTATTCATCTGACAGATAGCTTGAGAGGTAAAGATAAGAAGTGGGGATGGACGGTTGAAATGAATAGAGAGTTTTTAGAGCTGAAAGAAGTTTTGAGAGCGATGGGGAAACTTAGATTGCCTGATTATAGGAAGGAATTTATATTGAGAACGGACGCGAGCAATGTAGGGATAGGAGCCGTGTTACTTCAGAAGAACGATAAAGATGAATGGGTAGCAATCCAATGGAGTTCAAAAAAGTTAACACCTACAGAGACCAGATATACTATATCGGAGAAAGAAATGTACGCGGTATTTTGGGGGATAAAAAGATTTGAATATGAGTTGCGCGGTAGGAAGTTTAAAATCGAGACGGACCATAAAGCCTTGGTTGagattagaaataaaccgtgttttaataacaatAGAATAAATAGATGGATTGAAAAGATCCAGGAATTTGACTTCACCATAGAATATAAGAAACCAGAAGAAATGGTGGTGGCTGACGCGTTAAGCAGGATACATATGGAAGACGTTGAAaggaaaaagaaaatcagAGAAAGGACCGCCAAGCAGATAGAGGGCAAATGGAAAGCGCACGTCGATGACGCAGaagggaaaaaatattggaGATTTGATTCGGGACGGAAAGTCGAGATACCACCAGAAGAGTCAAGGGAAAGTTTGATGCAGGAATACCACGAAAAAGTTGGACATAGATGTATGACAAGTGTATATTACGCGATGCGGGAAAGATTTTATTGGCCCGGAATAAAGAAAGACATAAATGAGACAATTCGAAAGTGTGTAcaatgtcaaatatataatagaaaaagaCTCGGTGGATGTGAGTTTGTAGATACTACACGTTATTTAGAAAAGGTTGCTTTGGATCTCATTGATTTTAGAGACGCAGGTAAATACGTATTGGTTGCGATAGATTATTACACTCGAAGAGTATGGGGCACGGTAATGGAGAACAAGACTGGAAAGAATGTGacagaatttttaagtaagTTGTGTGAACAAGGAAAAAAGCCCGAAGAGATTATAACGGATAATGGGCGAGAATTTATCAATGAGGGGTTTAGAGAGTTGTGTAACAGACTAGAAATTAAACATAGGAAAGTAAGTGTCGAATCACACAGGAGTAATGGCAGAGTCGAGAGGGTTATAGGTACGCTGCGAGAGAGCATTCTGAAGACTAAAGAAGGTACATTTGCAGAGAAGGTCATGGGAAgcattgaaaaatataatatgaGTTACCACACGGCACTAAAATGTACACCAATAGAAGCGACAGAGGATAAAACTGGACATGTAATGATTGAAAATAGCTTACAAGGGAAATATGGAAAACTGTTTAACAGGGGGAAAAgggaaaaatttaaagtaggTGAGTACGTGAGAGTAGCTAAGAAGGAAAACTTGAAAGGTGCGGATAAATATTCGAAAGGTAGGTTTTTAGAGAGTGGGAAAATTATAGAGAGATGTGGCAATGATTCTTATATAGTTAAGTTAGTAAATGGAAGATATGTAAAGAAAAGGCACTATGATCTAAAAAGTCGGCTTGGGTTAAGGATAAAGTGAGACTAACCGTCTTGGAGGGGggatgttatatattttgataatttttaccccccattatgataaataaatacattataTGTAATTATATACGAagatttaaagaataatgATTTAACAGTATCTGAAGAATCATCAAAAAAAGTGTGTTAAAGGCATAAATAGAACTGTCTAAACATTAATTAGAtccaataaaaacataaataacttgttttaaattacaaattttacatttttagaCATGGCCAGAGTCTATCTCTTAGTACAAAGACTAGTAAGCATATGTCAGAGAACAGGGATATGAAAGTACATTAGCAAAGAAGATAACTCTGAGCAAATTAATGCATGTAGAAGGCATGGCTGATATAAATCATAAGCTTAAGAGTATCTTAAACAATAATGGCTAATTTGTGATGAAGAATTAAGAACTATTGAATATTGATAgaatcttaaaaaattaagctgaatttaatgaaaagataattatttataatggTCTCTTTTTCAGAGAGAATTTAATGTACTTAAATTTCAAACTGTTAATTTGTTTCACTCTGTTCAAATCCGACAGTGTTGttttttcatcttttatttactgaaatattaagaatagtaattaattatattgaaGTTTTGCATGATATTTGTCCTGCTAAAAAACTCATGAtcaaaatacaaatttcgCCCAAATTACATCATGAgcatgtttatttttaaaataaaccaTGTCTCATTCCTACTCCAATTGTGCAAATATCAATTATGTccaataaaatcaaaaaatttattatatcaaatattgCTCTAAAAACATGCCTTCTactttcttcttttttattttgtttatcttATCTGGTGACTAATTTGTTTACTTTATGTTCATTTTGTTGTTTTCTATGACTAATACAATTTTTCTCTAtctaatttctttttacatttttatttttaaatacttcatttttccctcttctttgtttttttccctccaatttgtttttgtttaattttcttctgTCCCCTAATATGGCCAGAACAGCTTTTTCTGTTACTTCACAAAAAGGCAAGGGAAAAAAGACCCCCGATAAGAGATCCCCACCTAAGAAAAAGCGCTCTTCTTTTAGTATAAGGAAGCCAAACATCACGCATAGCCAAGCCAAGAAGAAAGTAAAGAAGTCTGCTTCTATTGTCTTAAAAGAAATCAAATTCTACCAGAAGAGTACGGGCTTTTTATGTAGTAGGCAGCCTTTTGTTAGAATGATGAGAAGAATCTCTGGAAATATAGCTAAAAATACTAATAGTCAAGCTCCTCGCTTCACATCGCAGGCTCTTGAGATACTCCAAGATGTATTTGAGACACATCTGACTTCCCTCATGGAGACTTCATACTTAGCGAGCAAACATGCCAAGAGAGTGACTTTGCTCCCAAGTGACATTaaacttataaataaagtCAAGGGATATGATCAAAGCATGTATTGAAATAAATAGTTCAttataacaaaatttattattttatttttgttatattagttttattattatttttgttatattaattttattattattttatttttgttatattagttttattattattttatttttgttatattagttttattattatttttataattattagtACACTATTAAAAGCTTGAATTTCGATCAAATCAAAGTTTCTTCTACTTTGTTGGGTCATATCCCTCTGCTTTTACACTAAATGATAATAATTCCCTTATTATTCCTATAGGATTATTGACTATCATCTCTGgtatctttttaataaactcCAAATCTTCTTGTAAAGAATTAGCTCGtccaaaataaaaagtcacaaataatttgtctcttgaagtttttttacaaaatttgaaaaattttttcacgCCCAAAAGGGCGTCACTAAGAATCGGCACTTTATAGGCCTTCTTAGGTATCAAATAGGTATAAAAACCAGGTATACAAAAAGCAAACTGGCCAGGTATAAAAGCAATTACATACGAGCACAAGACATATCTCAGTTGTAATTGGATACTAAAATGCccatctataaaaaatttatcccagttttttataatataatcatgtaaatttttccACATGTCTTTGTCCGTTAAGGAATTTACAGTTTGctctaaatttaatatttcatttaatgaattattaaattcatttaattTGTCCTTAGTAAGCTGAGCATTTTCACTAGCAGAAAGTGGATTTTTAATTGGTAGTTTATTGTCTCCTATGTCATCAAATAACTCTTTATTTGTAGAAGACGAGTCGTCAGCAGGCCGAGATATTGtgttatatatattttggtCTGAACTAATTTCATCTTTCAAAAATGGTCCATTTTCATCTTTTAGAAAGGGATCGGAGAGGTCATTGATGTTTAATTTCTTGTTTAGTGGGGATgaagaaatgaaaaaaataaacaagagtttcataaa
It encodes:
- a CDS encoding histone H3-like protein, which gives rise to MARTAFSVTSQKGKGKKTPDKRSPPKKKRSSFSIRKPNITHSQAKKKVKKSASIVLKEIKFYQKSTGFLCSRQPFVRMMRRISGNIAKNTNSQAPRFTSQALEILQDVFETHLTSLMETSYLASKHAKRVTLLPSDIKLINKVKGYDQSMY
- a CDS encoding putative SP-containing protein; amino-acid sequence: MKLLFIFFISSSPLNKKLNINDLSDPFLKDENGPFLKDEISSDQNIYNTISRPADDSSSTNKELFDDIGDNKLPIKNPLSASENAQLTKDKLNEFNNSLNEILNLEQTVNSLTDKDMWKNLHDYIIKNWDKFFIDGHFSIQLQLRYVLCSYVIAFIPGQFAFCIPGFYTYLIPKKAYKVPILSDALLGVKKFFKFCKKTSRDKLFVTFYFGRANSLQEDLEFIKKIPEMIVNNPIGIIRELLSFSVKAEGYDPTK